The Halorubrum sp. BV1 sequence GGTGCCGCGGGAACGGCGGTCATCGCGGCGGTCGTCGAGAGCGGTCCGCCCGCGATCCTCCTGCGGTTCCTGACCGGCGTCGCGCTCGCGGGCGTGTACCCGACCGGCATGAAGATGATGGCGTCGTGGTTCGACGAGGGACGCGGGCTGGCGATCGGCGTTCTCGTCGGCGCGCTCACGGTCGGATCGGCCTCGCCGCACTTCCTCCGAGCCGTGGGCGGGATCGGGCGACCCGACGCGGTGTTGTACGGCACCGCCGCGCTCGCGGCGGTCGGTGGGCTGCTCGTGCTCGCGTACGAGGACGGGCCACACCAGCCGGAGACGGCCCCGTTCGACCCGAGCGCGATCCGCCGGATCGTCACCGACCGGGGCGTCGTCCTCGCGAACACCGGCTACTTCGGTCACATGTGGGAGCTGTACGCGGTCTGGACGTGGATCCCCGTCTACCTCGCCGCGAGCTTCGAGGCCGGCGGCGTCGCCGACGCCGACCGCAGCGCCGCGCTGTTAGCGTTCGCGACGATCGCCGTCGGCGGCGTCGGCGCGTGGCTCGCCGGCTCCGCGGCCGACCGGTGGGGCCGGTCCGTCGTCACCAGTGTGTCGATGATCGTCTCGGGGGCGGCCTGCCTGCTCGCGGGCGTCGTGTTCGGCGCGTCGCCGCTCGTGGTCGCCCCGTTCGTCCTCGTCTGGGGCTTTTTCATCGTGGCCGACTCCGCGCAGTTCTCGGCGGCGGTTTCAGAGCTCGCCGACGAGAGCTACGTCGGCTCCGCGCTGACGCTTCAGACCGCGGTCGGCTTTCTCATCACCATCGCGTCGATCCAGCTCGTCCCCGTCGTGCGGGACGCCGCCGGCTGGCAGTGGGCGTTCGCCCCGCTCGTCATCGGGCCGCTGGCGGGCACCGCGGCGATGCTGTGGCTCCGCACGCTACCGGCCGCGGACCGGCTGGCGGGCGGACGCGGGTGAGCGGTCGACGGACGAGCGACGATGAGCGGTCGGCGGACGAGCGACGATGAGCGGCGCGCAATCGCCGGTCGAAGTGGAGTCACCCGTCGATCGCGGCCGATACGTCCGTCGCGATCGCGTCCAGCTCCTCGTCTGCGAGGTCGGGGCGCTCGCCGGCGACCGCGTGGATCGGCGCGCCGCCGTCGCCGTCGAACCGCGGGACGACGTGGACGTGGACGTGAGGCACCTCCTGACCGGCCGCCTCACCGTCGTTGATCCCGACGTTCGCGCCGTCTGCGTCCACGGCGGCTTCGACCGCCGGCGTGATCTCGCTCACGACGTCAAAGACGGCGCTCGCGAGGTCGGCGTCGAGATCGCCGACGCGTTCGGCGTGTGTTTTCGGGATCACGAGCGTATGCCCCGGAGCGAGGGGATTCGCGTCGAGGAAGGCTACTGCGTCGTCAGTCTCGTGGACGGTCCGCGCCGGGATCTCGCCGTCGGCGATCGCACAGAAGATGCAGTCGTCGGACATACGCGAGGAGTCGGCTGCGCGGCCCATCAAGCTTTCCCGGGTCGGTGTGGCCAGGGTGTGATCGCGACCGGATCGTCTCGCGGACGCAGAGCGGTCTACTCCTCTCGCTCCGGGAACGGCACTTCGATCAGCGTCCCGTCGTCGGGCAGAATGCAGTCCCCGTCGAACTCCTCGCGGGCGTCTCGGCGGATCGCGGAGGCGTCCGCCGCGTACCGCGAGGAGATGTGGACGAGCGCCAGCCGCGTTGCGTTCGCGCGCGCCGCTATCGATCCGGCTTCGCGACCGGTCGAGTGCGCGGTGTCGCGGGCGCGGTCGGCCATGTCGTCGGCGAAGGTGGCGTCGTGGACCAACAGGTCGGCGTCGCGGGCGGCCTCGACGGTC is a genomic window containing:
- a CDS encoding nitrate/nitrite transporter, whose translation is MVAIADGKWRALVLVGVAELFAMTLWFSGTAVGPELAAAWGLSPAETAWLTNAVQLGFVVGALLSASLTIADVVPPRYLFAGSALVGAAGTAVIAAVVESGPPAILLRFLTGVALAGVYPTGMKMMASWFDEGRGLAIGVLVGALTVGSASPHFLRAVGGIGRPDAVLYGTAALAAVGGLLVLAYEDGPHQPETAPFDPSAIRRIVTDRGVVLANTGYFGHMWELYAVWTWIPVYLAASFEAGGVADADRSAALLAFATIAVGGVGAWLAGSAADRWGRSVVTSVSMIVSGAACLLAGVVFGASPLVVAPFVLVWGFFIVADSAQFSAAVSELADESYVGSALTLQTAVGFLITIASIQLVPVVRDAAGWQWAFAPLVIGPLAGTAAMLWLRTLPAADRLAGGRG
- a CDS encoding HIT family protein, coding for MSDDCIFCAIADGEIPARTVHETDDAVAFLDANPLAPGHTLVIPKTHAERVGDLDADLASAVFDVVSEITPAVEAAVDADGANVGINDGEAAGQEVPHVHVHVVPRFDGDGGAPIHAVAGERPDLADEELDAIATDVSAAIDG